In Sphingomonas sp., a single window of DNA contains:
- a CDS encoding F0F1 ATP synthase subunit gamma, with translation MANLKELKGRIASVKSTQKITKAKQMVAAAKLRKAQAAAEAARPYAQRLEGVVASLASKVGASDNAPRLLASTGKADTQLLIIANGDKGLSGAFNANIVKAAILKGRTLIAEGKTVKFYLVGRKGRAVIARTFPGMIVGQFDTTAVRTPGYDEARAIAKDVTDRFFAGEFDVATLFYSHFRSALAQVPTEQQLIPVSVPESAVPATGAAVEYEPDEETILADLLPRNLTVQIFKALLENQASEQGASMTAMDNATRNAGDLINRLTIQYNRSRQAAITTELVEIISGAEAL, from the coding sequence ATGGCCAACCTCAAGGAACTCAAGGGCCGGATCGCCTCGGTCAAGTCGACCCAGAAGATCACCAAGGCCAAGCAGATGGTCGCGGCGGCGAAGCTGCGGAAGGCGCAAGCCGCCGCAGAAGCCGCGCGTCCCTATGCCCAGCGCCTTGAGGGCGTGGTCGCCAGCCTCGCCAGCAAGGTGGGGGCCAGCGACAATGCGCCGCGTCTCCTCGCCAGCACCGGCAAGGCGGACACGCAGCTGCTCATCATCGCCAATGGCGACAAGGGCCTGTCGGGCGCGTTCAACGCGAACATCGTCAAGGCGGCGATTCTCAAGGGTCGCACGCTAATCGCCGAGGGCAAGACGGTGAAGTTCTACCTCGTCGGCCGCAAGGGCCGCGCGGTGATCGCCCGTACCTTCCCCGGCATGATCGTCGGCCAGTTCGACACCACTGCGGTGCGGACGCCGGGCTATGACGAGGCGCGCGCGATCGCCAAGGACGTGACCGACCGCTTCTTCGCGGGCGAGTTCGACGTGGCGACCCTGTTCTACTCGCACTTCCGCTCGGCGCTGGCCCAGGTGCCGACCGAGCAGCAGCTGATCCCGGTCTCGGTGCCGGAATCGGCGGTGCCGGCCACGGGTGCCGCGGTCGAATATGAGCCGGACGAAGAGACGATCCTCGCCGATCTGCTGCCGCGCAACCTGACGGTGCAGATCTTCAAGGCGCTGCTGGAGAACCAGGCCAGCGAGCAGGGCGCGTCGATGACCGCGATGGACAACGCCACGCGCAACGCCGGCGACCTGATCAATCGTCTGACGATCCAGTATAACCGTTCCCGCCAGGCCGCGATCACGACCGAGCTGGTGGAAATCATTTCGGGCGCCGAAGCGCTCTAA
- the atpD gene encoding F0F1 ATP synthase subunit beta: MATAAVDTTPTTGTNNVGRISQVIGAVVDVTFENNLPAILSALETQNNGNRLVLEVAQHLGENTVRTIAMDATEGLTRGQTVTDTGSQIRVPVGPATLGRILNVVGEPIDERGPVGTDLRAPIHAKAPEFIEQSTDSAILVTGIKVIDLLAPYAKGGKIGLFGGAGVGKTVLIQELINNIAKGHGGTSVFAGVGERTREGNDLYHEFLDAGVIAKDADGNAITEGSKVALVYGQMNEPPGARARVALSGLTIAEYFRDVEGQDVLFFVDNIFRFTQAGAEVSALLGRIPSAVGYQPTLSTDMGALQERITSTTKGSITSVQAVYVPADDLTDPAPATSFAHLDATTVLNRAISELGIYPAVDPLDSTSRVLEPRVVGQEHYETARAVQAILQKYKSLQDIIAILGMDELSEEDKLTVARARKIQRFLSQPFHVAEVFTGIPGAFVQLEDTVRSFKAVVDGEYDHLPESAFYMVGGIDDAIAKAKKLADEA, encoded by the coding sequence ATGGCAACCGCCGCTGTAGACACGACCCCGACCACGGGCACCAACAATGTCGGCCGCATCAGCCAGGTGATCGGCGCGGTCGTCGACGTGACGTTCGAGAACAACCTGCCGGCGATCCTTTCGGCGCTGGAGACCCAGAACAACGGCAACCGCCTGGTTCTCGAAGTCGCGCAGCATCTGGGCGAGAACACCGTCCGCACGATCGCGATGGACGCCACCGAGGGTCTGACCCGCGGCCAGACCGTGACCGACACCGGCAGCCAGATCCGCGTTCCGGTCGGCCCGGCGACGCTCGGCCGCATTCTGAACGTCGTCGGCGAGCCGATCGACGAGCGTGGTCCGGTGGGCACCGATCTGCGTGCGCCGATCCACGCCAAGGCGCCCGAGTTCATCGAGCAGTCGACCGACAGCGCGATTCTCGTCACCGGCATCAAGGTGATCGACCTGCTCGCGCCGTACGCGAAGGGCGGCAAGATCGGCCTGTTCGGCGGCGCCGGCGTGGGCAAGACCGTGCTCATCCAGGAGCTGATCAACAACATCGCGAAGGGCCATGGCGGCACCTCGGTGTTCGCAGGCGTGGGCGAGCGTACCCGTGAGGGCAACGATCTCTATCACGAGTTCCTCGACGCCGGCGTTATCGCCAAGGACGCCGACGGCAACGCCATCACCGAGGGCTCGAAGGTCGCGCTCGTTTATGGTCAGATGAACGAGCCGCCGGGCGCCCGTGCCCGCGTCGCGCTGTCGGGCCTGACGATCGCTGAGTACTTCCGCGACGTCGAAGGCCAGGACGTGCTGTTCTTCGTCGACAACATCTTCCGCTTCACCCAGGCGGGCGCGGAAGTGTCGGCACTGCTCGGCCGTATTCCGTCGGCCGTGGGCTATCAGCCGACCCTGTCGACCGACATGGGCGCGCTGCAGGAGCGCATCACCTCGACCACCAAGGGTTCGATCACCTCGGTGCAGGCCGTGTACGTGCCCGCCGACGATCTTACCGATCCGGCACCGGCAACCTCGTTCGCCCACTTGGACGCGACGACCGTGCTCAACCGCGCCATCTCCGAGCTGGGCATCTACCCGGCCGTGGATCCGCTCGACTCGACCAGCCGCGTGCTCGAGCCGCGCGTTGTCGGCCAGGAGCATTACGAGACGGCACGTGCGGTGCAGGCCATCCTGCAGAAGTACAAGTCGCTGCAGGACATCATCGCGATCCTGGGCATGGACGAGCTTTCCGAAGAGGATAAGCTGACCGTCGCCCGCGCCCGCAAGATCCAGCGCTTCCTCAGCCAGCCGTTCCACGTCGCCGAGGTGTTCACCGGCATCCCCGGCGCCTTCGTGCAGTTGGAAGACACGGTGCGCTCGTTCAAGGCGGTGGTCGATGGTGAGTATGACCATCTGCCGGAATCGGCCTTCTACATGGTCGGCGGCATCGACGACGCGATCGCCAAGGCCAAGAAGCTCGCCGACGAGGCGTAA
- a CDS encoding ATP synthase F1 subunit epsilon gives MLHFELVTPERLVRSEEVHMVVVPGSEGDFGVLEGHAPIMSTIRDGNIELYKAGSTTPELIRVEGGFAEVNERGLTVLAERAE, from the coding sequence ATGCTGCACTTCGAACTCGTCACTCCGGAACGTCTCGTCCGCTCGGAAGAGGTCCATATGGTCGTCGTCCCCGGCAGCGAGGGCGATTTCGGCGTGCTCGAAGGCCATGCGCCGATCATGTCGACCATTCGCGACGGCAATATCGAGCTGTACAAGGCGGGCTCCACCACGCCCGAACTTATCCGCGTCGAGGGTGGCTTCGCCGAGGTCAACGAGCGCGGCCTGACCGTGCTGGCCGAACGCGCCGAGTGA
- a CDS encoding CpaF family protein, with the protein MSAFGRRGGIGNGTGGRPAFGVARPMQGGSVQRAEPLPLGGEQFPPLDSVPLPGEHFADPMLERDPLGPSAASADAMQRLADRQAAPADQGSSRNEGFEASIHRIKEQVLPRLLERVDPEAAATLSKDELAEEFRPIIGEVLAELKLTLNRREQFALEKVLVDELLGLGPLEELLADAAISDIMVNGPEQTYVERKGKLELANINFRDEEHLFQIAQRICNSVGRRVDQTTPLADARLKDGSRVNVIVPPLSLRGTAISIRKFSAKPITLDMMAKGGSMSEKMATALKIAGASRFNIVISGGTGSGKTTMLNAISKMIDPGERVLTIEDAAELRLQQPHWLPLETRPANLEGQGEISIRDLVKNALRMRPDRIILGEIRGAECFDMLAAMNTGHDGSMCTLHSNSPREALARMENMVMMSDIKVPKEAISRQIADSVDLIIQVKRLRDGSRRVTNVTEVIGMEGPVIVTQELFKFEYLDESTDGKIIGEYRSMGLRPYTLDKAKQFGFDQALLEACL; encoded by the coding sequence ATGAGCGCGTTCGGGCGTCGTGGCGGCATTGGAAACGGGACCGGAGGACGACCGGCCTTTGGCGTGGCACGACCGATGCAGGGTGGCAGCGTTCAGCGTGCCGAACCGCTGCCGCTGGGCGGCGAACAATTCCCGCCGCTCGATTCGGTCCCCCTGCCCGGCGAGCACTTCGCCGATCCGATGCTCGAGCGCGACCCTCTGGGCCCAAGCGCGGCCAGCGCCGACGCGATGCAGCGCCTTGCCGATCGCCAGGCCGCCCCCGCCGACCAGGGAAGCTCGCGCAACGAAGGCTTCGAGGCCTCGATCCACCGCATCAAGGAACAGGTGCTGCCGCGCCTGCTCGAGCGTGTCGACCCCGAGGCCGCGGCAACATTGAGCAAGGACGAGCTTGCCGAGGAATTCCGTCCGATCATCGGCGAGGTGCTTGCCGAGCTGAAGCTCACGCTCAACCGCCGCGAGCAGTTCGCGCTGGAAAAGGTGCTGGTCGACGAGCTGCTCGGGCTGGGTCCGCTCGAGGAATTGCTGGCGGATGCCGCGATCAGCGACATCATGGTCAACGGCCCCGAGCAGACCTATGTCGAACGCAAGGGCAAGCTCGAGCTCGCCAACATCAATTTCCGCGACGAGGAGCATCTGTTCCAGATCGCCCAGCGGATTTGCAACTCGGTCGGCCGCCGCGTCGACCAGACCACCCCGCTCGCCGACGCCCGCCTCAAGGACGGCAGCCGCGTCAACGTCATCGTGCCGCCGCTCAGCTTGCGCGGCACCGCCATCTCGATCCGTAAATTCTCCGCCAAGCCGATCACGCTGGACATGATGGCCAAGGGCGGATCGATGTCCGAGAAGATGGCGACCGCGCTCAAGATCGCGGGGGCGAGCCGGTTCAACATCGTCATTTCGGGCGGCACCGGCTCGGGCAAGACGACGATGCTCAACGCGATCTCGAAGATGATCGACCCAGGCGAGCGCGTGCTGACGATCGAGGACGCCGCCGAGCTCCGCCTGCAGCAGCCGCATTGGCTGCCGCTGGAAACGCGGCCGGCCAATCTGGAAGGCCAGGGCGAAATCTCGATCCGCGATCTCGTCAAGAACGCGCTGCGCATGCGCCCCGATCGCATCATCCTCGGCGAAATCCGCGGCGCCGAGTGTTTCGACATGCTCGCCGCGATGAACACCGGTCACGACGGATCGATGTGCACCCTCCACTCGAACAGCCCGCGCGAGGCGCTGGCGCGGATGGAGAACATGGTGATGATGTCGGACATCAAGGTGCCCAAGGAAGCGATCAGCCGCCAGATCGCCGATTCGGTGGACCTGATCATCCAAGTGAAGCGCCTCCGCGACGGCAGCCGCCGGGTGACCAACGTCACCGAGGTGATCGGGATGGAGGGCCCGGTGATCGTCACCCAGGAGCTGTTCAAGTTCGAATATCTCGACGAGAGCACCGACGGGAAGATCATCGGCGAATATCGCTCGATGGGCCTGCGCCCCTACACGCTCGACAAGGCCAAGCAGTTCGGCTTCGACCAGGCGCTGCTGGAGGCGTGCCTCTGA
- a CDS encoding methyltransferase, whose translation MRHRLIAVAAVTTLAAVASVAAQQPASLRHAIESAVAASGRTPANTARDKYRHPADTLAFFGVKPGDTVVEIWPSGGWYTEILAPLTKGKGTLYAAVPSGNARGIEALKAKDAALYGPIRVVAFPAAAGQAKVPDGTADVVLTFRNVHNWRMGGQDGKDYAPEAFKQMYAMLKKGGTLGIEDHRLPESASDDRETKSGYLKVSTVRRLAEAAGFKFVGASEINANKADTADWPNGVWTLPPTYALKDQDRAKYAAIGESDRMTLKFRKP comes from the coding sequence ATGCGCCATCGTCTTATCGCCGTCGCCGCCGTCACCACCCTTGCCGCCGTCGCCAGCGTTGCTGCGCAGCAACCGGCGTCGCTGCGCCATGCGATCGAGAGCGCGGTCGCGGCATCCGGCCGCACCCCCGCCAATACCGCGCGCGACAAATATCGCCACCCCGCCGACACGCTCGCCTTTTTCGGCGTGAAGCCCGGCGACACGGTGGTGGAGATCTGGCCGAGCGGCGGCTGGTATACCGAGATCCTGGCGCCGCTCACCAAGGGCAAGGGCACGCTCTATGCCGCGGTACCGAGCGGCAATGCCAGGGGCATCGAGGCGCTCAAGGCGAAGGATGCCGCGCTCTACGGTCCGATCCGCGTCGTCGCCTTCCCCGCCGCCGCGGGCCAGGCCAAGGTGCCGGACGGCACGGCGGACGTGGTGCTCACCTTCCGCAACGTCCATAACTGGCGGATGGGCGGCCAGGACGGGAAGGACTATGCGCCCGAGGCGTTCAAGCAGATGTACGCGATGCTCAAAAAGGGCGGCACGCTCGGCATCGAGGACCATCGCCTGCCCGAAAGCGCCAGCGACGACCGCGAGACCAAGAGCGGCTATCTCAAGGTCTCGACCGTCCGCCGGTTGGCGGAAGCGGCGGGCTTCAAGTTCGTCGGCGCGTCCGAGATCAACGCCAACAAGGCCGATACCGCCGACTGGCCGAACGGCGTGTGGACGCTGCCCCCCACCTATGCGCTCAAGGACCAGGACCGCGCCAAATATGCCGCGATCGGCGAGAGCGACCGCATGACGCTCAAGTTCCGCAAGCCGTAA
- the phaR gene encoding polyhydroxyalkanoate synthesis repressor PhaR, whose amino-acid sequence MKKAAPGSGPVIIKKYANRRLYNTETSSYITLEHLAAMTREGRDFKVVDAKTEEDITHNVLTQIIMEEESRGQTMLPVNFLRQLISLYGDSMQAMVPGYLEASMDSFRRNQEQFKSAVEGAFANSPFAEIAKRNMAMFEAAASAFQPGGAANPTPDAAPAATPAASDASSAGDGDVSSLKAELARLQEKIEKLGK is encoded by the coding sequence ATGAAGAAAGCTGCACCTGGAAGCGGTCCGGTCATTATCAAGAAATACGCGAACCGCCGGCTCTACAACACCGAGACTTCGTCCTACATCACGCTCGAGCATCTCGCAGCGATGACGCGCGAAGGCCGCGACTTCAAGGTCGTCGACGCCAAGACCGAAGAGGACATCACCCACAACGTCCTCACCCAGATCATCATGGAAGAGGAATCGCGCGGCCAGACGATGCTGCCGGTGAATTTCCTGCGCCAGCTGATCTCGCTGTACGGCGATTCGATGCAGGCGATGGTCCCCGGCTATCTGGAGGCGTCGATGGATAGCTTCCGCCGCAACCAGGAACAGTTCAAGTCGGCGGTCGAGGGTGCCTTCGCCAACTCGCCCTTCGCCGAGATCGCCAAGCGCAACATGGCGATGTTCGAAGCCGCAGCCAGCGCCTTCCAGCCGGGCGGTGCCGCGAACCCCACCCCGGATGCCGCACCCGCAGCCACACCGGCGGCCTCCGACGCGAGCAGCGCGGGCGACGGCGACGTGTCGTCGCTCAAGGCGGAGCTTGCCCGGCTGCAGGAAAAGATCGAGAAACTGGGGAAGTAA